One Actinomadura viridis genomic region harbors:
- a CDS encoding SAM-dependent methyltransferase: MREHDPHDPLGPASSRIYDFSIGGKDNYTSDREVALQAVETFPAARLLPRENRKFMRRAVRYLLEAGVRQFLDVGCGLPGKGNVHQIVHGVAPAAPVVYVDHDPVAVIHYQALLHAVPAATAVHADARAPQGILKHPDVTALIDFDRPVGVLMFSVLSHLLDEEDPEATAGAFREAMAPGGHLALCDFTDENLTPAERAAGKDLARRTGVPLTFRSRARIAGYFAGMDLAEPGLVYAPEWRPDRPYEPPTGWLLGGVARKP, translated from the coding sequence ATGAGAGAGCACGACCCCCACGACCCCCTCGGGCCGGCCAGCTCCCGCATCTACGACTTCTCGATCGGCGGTAAGGACAACTACACCTCCGACCGCGAGGTGGCGCTCCAGGCGGTCGAGACGTTCCCCGCGGCACGCCTCCTCCCCCGGGAGAACCGCAAGTTCATGCGGCGCGCGGTGCGGTACCTGCTCGAAGCGGGCGTCCGGCAGTTCCTGGACGTCGGCTGCGGGCTGCCCGGCAAGGGGAACGTGCACCAGATCGTCCACGGGGTCGCCCCCGCCGCCCCCGTCGTCTACGTCGACCACGACCCGGTCGCCGTCATCCACTACCAGGCACTGCTCCACGCCGTCCCCGCCGCCACCGCCGTACACGCCGACGCCCGCGCCCCGCAGGGCATCCTCAAGCACCCCGACGTCACCGCGCTGATCGACTTCGACCGTCCGGTGGGCGTGCTGATGTTCAGCGTGCTGAGCCACCTCCTCGACGAGGAGGATCCCGAGGCCACCGCGGGCGCGTTCCGGGAGGCCATGGCCCCCGGCGGCCACCTGGCCCTGTGCGACTTCACCGACGAGAACCTCACCCCCGCCGAGCGCGCCGCCGGCAAGGACCTGGCCAGGCGCACCGGGGTGCCGCTGACCTTCCGCTCGCGGGCCCGGATCGCCGGCTACTTCGCGGGGATGGACCTGGCCGAGCCCGGCCTCGTCTACGCACCCGAATGGCGGCCCGACCGCCCGTACGAGCCGCCCACCGGCTGGCTCCTAGGCGGCGTGGCCCGCAAACCCTGA